Proteins from a single region of Streptomyces glaucescens:
- the cobI gene encoding precorrin-2 C(20)-methyltransferase, with protein MSSRLVGVGVGPGDPELVTVKGVNALRAAEVVVVPVMDTGERGRAEATVLHYVPGEKVVRVVFALNERTDRARREAAWDAAGERVAELLRTRGSVAFATIGDPNVYSTFTYLAQTVAGLVPGTVVETVPGITAMQDLAARSGAVLTEGTEPLTLVPVTAGAAVLKDALNGPGTVVAYKFGRQAAEVAEALRDSGRLEGAVWGSALGLPEESIRPAAELEGAALPYLSTLIAPAHRDGGRGGKL; from the coding sequence ATGAGCAGCAGGCTGGTCGGGGTCGGGGTCGGTCCGGGCGACCCGGAGCTGGTGACCGTGAAGGGCGTGAACGCGCTGCGGGCCGCCGAGGTGGTCGTGGTGCCCGTCATGGACACCGGCGAGCGGGGGCGCGCGGAGGCGACCGTCCTGCACTACGTGCCCGGGGAGAAGGTCGTCCGGGTGGTGTTCGCGCTGAACGAGCGGACGGACCGGGCGCGGCGCGAGGCGGCGTGGGACGCGGCCGGCGAGCGGGTGGCGGAGCTGCTGCGGACGCGGGGCTCGGTGGCGTTCGCGACCATCGGGGACCCGAACGTGTACTCGACGTTCACGTACCTCGCGCAGACCGTCGCCGGGCTGGTGCCGGGCACGGTCGTCGAGACGGTGCCCGGGATCACCGCCATGCAGGACCTCGCGGCCCGCTCGGGCGCCGTCCTGACGGAGGGCACCGAGCCGCTGACGCTGGTGCCGGTGACGGCGGGCGCGGCCGTGCTGAAGGACGCGCTGAACGGTCCGGGCACGGTCGTGGCGTACAAGTTCGGGCGGCAGGCCGCCGAGGTCGCCGAGGCGCTGCGCGACAGCGGCCGGCTCGAGGGTGCGGTGTGGGGTTCCGCGCTGGGCCTGCCGGAGGAGTCGATCCGGCCGGCCGCCGAGCTGGAGGGGGCCGCGCTGCCGTACCTGTCGACGCTGATCGCGCCCGCGCACCGGGACGGCGGGCGGGGCGGGAAGCTGTGA
- a CDS encoding putative cobaltochelatase: protein MTTPYPFTAVVGQDDLRLALLLNAVSPAVGGVLVRGEKGTAKSTAVRALSALLPEVAVVPGCRFSCDPAAPDPRCPDGPHEGGARTTRPARLVELPVGASEDRLVGALDIERALAEGVKAFEPGLLADAHRGILYVDEVNLLHDHLVDLLLDAAAMGASYVEREGVSVRHAARFLLVGTMNPEEGELRPQLLDRFGLTVEVAASREPDQRVEVVRRRLAHDDDPAAFAARWAGEEAAVRERIVAARRLLPQVRLGDGALRQIAATCAAFEVDGMRADIVMARTATALAAWAGRTDVLAEDVRQAALLALPHRRRRNPFDAPGLDEDKLDQTLEEFSGEDDPDPDPDPDGPGGGGGRPAPGDAGPQGGDTAARPEDGEGGEPQPSGAGEQSAVRAAEPFRAKALSVPGIGEGAAGRRSRARTEHGRTTGARRPRGTLTKLHLAATVQAAAPHQRARGRSGPGLVVRRDDLRQATREGREGNLVLFVVDASGSMAARQRMSAVKGAVLSLLLDAYQRRDKVGLVTFRGSAAEVALPPTSSVDAAAARLESLPTGGRTPLAAGLLRAHDVLRVERLRDAARRPLVVVVTDGRATGGPEPVALAGRAARLFAAEGIASVVVDCESGPVRLGLAGQLAAELGGTAVTLDELRADAIAGLVKDVTRRAA, encoded by the coding sequence GTGACGACTCCCTACCCTTTCACGGCCGTGGTCGGCCAGGACGACCTGCGGCTCGCGCTGCTGCTGAACGCCGTGTCCCCGGCGGTCGGCGGCGTGCTGGTGCGCGGCGAGAAGGGCACCGCGAAGAGCACGGCCGTACGGGCGCTGTCGGCGCTGCTGCCGGAGGTGGCGGTGGTGCCCGGGTGCCGGTTCTCCTGTGACCCGGCCGCCCCGGACCCCCGCTGCCCCGACGGGCCGCACGAGGGGGGTGCCAGGACCACGCGTCCCGCGCGGCTGGTCGAGCTGCCGGTCGGCGCCTCCGAGGACCGGCTGGTCGGTGCGCTGGACATCGAGCGGGCGCTCGCGGAGGGCGTGAAGGCGTTCGAGCCCGGGCTGCTCGCCGACGCGCACCGCGGGATCCTCTACGTGGACGAGGTGAACCTCCTCCACGACCACCTGGTCGACCTGCTGCTGGACGCCGCCGCGATGGGCGCCTCGTACGTCGAGCGCGAGGGTGTCTCCGTGCGGCACGCCGCGCGCTTCCTGCTGGTCGGGACGATGAACCCGGAGGAGGGCGAGCTGCGTCCGCAGCTGCTCGACCGGTTCGGGCTGACCGTCGAGGTCGCGGCCTCGCGGGAGCCGGACCAGCGGGTCGAGGTGGTGCGCAGGCGGCTCGCCCACGACGACGACCCGGCCGCCTTCGCCGCGCGCTGGGCCGGCGAGGAGGCCGCCGTGCGGGAGCGGATCGTCGCGGCGCGGCGGCTGCTGCCGCAGGTGCGGCTCGGTGACGGGGCGCTGCGGCAGATCGCCGCGACCTGCGCGGCGTTCGAGGTGGACGGCATGCGCGCCGACATCGTGATGGCACGCACGGCGACGGCGCTGGCCGCGTGGGCGGGCCGGACCGACGTGCTCGCGGAGGACGTGCGGCAGGCGGCGCTGCTGGCGCTGCCGCACCGCCGGCGCCGGAACCCGTTCGACGCGCCGGGGCTCGACGAGGACAAGCTGGACCAGACCCTGGAGGAGTTCTCCGGGGAGGACGACCCCGACCCGGACCCGGACCCGGACGGTCCCGGCGGGGGCGGCGGCCGGCCGGCCCCCGGCGACGCCGGGCCGCAGGGCGGTGACACCGCCGCCCGCCCGGAGGACGGGGAGGGCGGGGAGCCGCAGCCGTCGGGTGCCGGGGAGCAGTCGGCCGTACGGGCGGCGGAGCCGTTCCGGGCGAAGGCGCTGAGCGTGCCCGGCATCGGCGAGGGTGCCGCGGGGCGGCGCTCGCGGGCGCGGACGGAGCACGGCCGCACGACCGGGGCCCGGCGGCCCCGGGGCACGCTGACCAAGCTGCACCTGGCCGCGACCGTGCAGGCGGCGGCCCCGCACCAGCGGGCGCGCGGCCGGTCCGGGCCGGGCCTGGTGGTCCGCAGGGACGACCTGCGGCAGGCGACCAGGGAGGGGCGCGAGGGCAACCTCGTGCTGTTCGTGGTCGACGCCTCCGGCTCGATGGCCGCGCGGCAGCGGATGAGCGCCGTCAAGGGTGCCGTGCTGTCGCTGCTGCTGGACGCCTACCAGCGGCGGGACAAGGTGGGGCTGGTGACCTTCCGGGGGTCGGCCGCCGAGGTGGCGCTGCCGCCGACGTCGTCCGTGGACGCCGCCGCCGCGCGGCTGGAGTCGCTGCCGACGGGCGGCCGTACCCCGCTCGCGGCGGGGCTGCTGAGGGCGCACGACGTGCTGCGGGTGGAACGGCTGCGGGACGCGGCGCGCCGGCCGCTGGTCGTCGTGGTGACCGACGGGCGCGCGACGGGCGGGCCCGAGCCGGTGGCGCTGGCCGGGCGGGCCGCGCGGCTGTTCGCGGCCGAGGGGATCGCGTCGGTGGTCGTGGACTGCGAGTCGGGACCCGTGCGGCTGGGGCTGGCGGGGCAGCTCGCCGCCGAGCTGGGCGGTACGGCGGTGACGCTGGACGAGCTGCGGGCCGATGCGATCGCCGGTCTGGTGAAGGACGTGACGAGGAGGGCCGCGTAA
- a CDS encoding ZIP family metal transporter — MAVFVALGAFLMTLAGGWTAQRVTDRRHLVLGLAGGLMLGVVGLDLLPEALEAAGTEVHGVPAALLLFVAGFLVAHLVERLLAALPRALGSARAGGIPTAAHGAGEPHGRTPEVGLTAAAAMVGHSAMDGVAIGAALQVGHGMGVAVALAVIAHDFADGFNTFTLTTVYGNARRRAVAMLVADAVAPVAGAASTLLFTVPGPVLGGYLGFFGGALLYLAAAEILPEAHHEHPARSTLLCTVAGAAFVWLVVGIAE; from the coding sequence ATGGCGGTCTTCGTCGCGCTCGGCGCGTTCCTGATGACGCTGGCCGGCGGCTGGACGGCACAGCGCGTGACCGACCGCCGCCATCTGGTGCTGGGTCTGGCCGGTGGCCTGATGCTGGGTGTCGTCGGCCTGGACCTGCTGCCGGAGGCGCTGGAGGCGGCCGGCACCGAGGTGCACGGCGTCCCGGCGGCCCTGCTGCTGTTCGTGGCCGGATTCCTCGTCGCCCATCTGGTGGAACGCCTGCTGGCGGCCCTCCCCCGAGCTCTCGGCTCGGCTCGAGCAGGGGGGATCCCCACGGCGGCGCACGGGGCGGGCGAGCCGCACGGCCGCACCCCCGAGGTCGGCCTCACCGCCGCCGCCGCGATGGTCGGGCACAGCGCCATGGACGGCGTCGCCATCGGCGCCGCCCTCCAGGTCGGCCACGGCATGGGCGTCGCCGTCGCGCTCGCCGTGATCGCCCACGACTTCGCGGACGGCTTCAACACCTTCACCCTGACGACCGTCTACGGCAACGCCCGCCGCCGCGCCGTCGCCATGCTGGTCGCGGACGCGGTCGCCCCGGTCGCCGGCGCGGCCTCCACGCTGCTGTTCACCGTCCCGGGACCGGTGCTCGGCGGCTACCTCGGCTTCTTCGGCGGCGCGCTGCTCTATCTCGCGGCGGCCGAGATCCTGCCCGAGGCCCACCACGAGCACCCGGCCCGCTCGACCCTGCTGTGCACGGTCGCCGGCGCGGCGTTCGTCTGGCTGGTGGTCGGCATCGCCGAGTGA
- the cobN gene encoding cobaltochelatase subunit CobN has product MSTGLGTVLLLSTADTDLLAARASGAPYRIGNPTRVDVREELPGLIDGADIAVVRLLGGKRAWEDGLAVLKASGVPTVLLGGEAVPDAELMAESSVPAGVVAEALKYLVEGGPANLTELARFLSDTVLLTGEGFTAPQPMPEYGVHGSYAAEDGRPTVGVLFYRAHELSGNTAFVDTLCEAIEAQGANALPVYCGSLRGADPGLYEILRRADALVATVLAAGGTHASQASAGGDEESWDIGALADLDVPVLQGLCLTSSRAAWDESDAALSPMDAAMQVAIPEFDGRLITVPFSFKEQGPDDVPVYVADPERAARVAGIAVRHARLRHKPNAEKRIALVFTAYPTKHSRVGNAVGLDTPASAVRVLDALRDAGYAVEGYPAGGDELIHRLIEAGGHDVEWLTEDQLAAAPARVPLADYRAWFEKLDPGLREAMREAWGEPPGSLYVDGEDIVLASLRFGNVVVMIQPPRGFGENPIAIYHDPDMPPSHHYLAAYRWLDHTFGADAVVHMGKHGTMEWLPGKGLGLSGGCAPDAVLGDLPLVYPFIVNDPGEGTQAKRRGHATVVDHLVPPMARADTYGDLAKLEQLLDEYALVSDLDPAKAPAVRAQIWTLVKAAELHHDLHVEDQPDDDEFDEFVMHIDGYLCEIKDVQIRDGLHVLGGGPAGEPRVNLVLAVLRAAQVWGGRANALPGLRAALAAHFGLVEKELLAEPGAPVKVPVELTDLVDGPARTASDAVDLLEQLCRRLAEGLEARDWAVASVPGLVREVLGAELPDAVAVLEFACTEVVPRLARTTDEIGHVLKALDGGYVPAGPSGSPTRGLVNVLPTGRNFYSVDPKAIPSRLSWEVGQSLADSLVQRYLADNGEYPKSVGLTVWGTSAMRTQGDDIAEILALLGCRPVWDEASRRVTGFEVIGLAELGRPRIDVTVRISGFFRDAFPHVVGLIDDAVRAVAELDEPAESNYVRAHVEEDTAGHGDRRRATARVFGSKPGAYGAGLLPLIDARNWRSDADLAEVYAVWGGYAYGRGLDGRPARGDMETAFRRIAVAAKNVDTREHDLVDADDYFQYHGGMVAMVRHLTGANPEAYVGDSATPDQVRTRTLGEETHRVFRARVVNPRWMAAMRRHGYKGAFEMAATVDYLFGYDATAGVVDDWMYEKLSAEYVFDPENRDFMKKSNPWALRGITERLLEAADRGLWAEPDADTLERLRATYLELEGDLEGDQ; this is encoded by the coding sequence ATGAGCACTGGCCTTGGCACTGTGTTGTTGTTGTCGACCGCCGACACCGATCTGCTGGCGGCCCGTGCCTCCGGCGCGCCCTACCGGATCGGCAACCCGACCCGGGTGGACGTCCGCGAGGAGCTGCCGGGCCTGATCGACGGTGCGGACATCGCCGTCGTACGGCTGCTCGGCGGCAAGCGCGCCTGGGAGGACGGGCTCGCCGTACTGAAGGCGTCGGGCGTCCCCACCGTGCTGCTGGGCGGTGAGGCCGTGCCGGACGCGGAGCTGATGGCGGAGTCCAGCGTGCCCGCCGGGGTGGTCGCGGAAGCGCTGAAGTACCTGGTCGAGGGCGGCCCCGCGAACCTCACCGAACTCGCCCGGTTCCTGTCCGACACGGTGCTGCTGACCGGCGAGGGGTTCACCGCGCCGCAGCCCATGCCCGAGTACGGGGTGCACGGCTCGTACGCCGCCGAGGACGGCCGCCCCACCGTGGGCGTGCTGTTCTACCGGGCCCATGAGCTGAGCGGCAACACCGCCTTCGTCGACACCCTGTGCGAGGCGATCGAGGCGCAGGGGGCCAACGCCCTCCCGGTGTACTGCGGTTCGCTGCGCGGCGCGGACCCGGGGCTGTACGAGATCCTGCGGCGGGCCGACGCCCTGGTCGCCACCGTCCTCGCGGCCGGCGGCACCCACGCCTCGCAGGCCTCCGCGGGCGGTGACGAGGAGTCCTGGGACATCGGCGCGCTCGCGGACCTCGACGTCCCCGTGCTGCAGGGACTGTGCCTCACCTCCTCGCGGGCCGCCTGGGACGAGTCCGACGCCGCCCTCTCCCCCATGGACGCGGCGATGCAGGTCGCGATCCCCGAGTTCGACGGCCGGCTGATCACCGTGCCGTTCTCCTTCAAGGAGCAGGGCCCGGACGACGTCCCCGTGTACGTGGCCGACCCGGAGCGGGCCGCGCGCGTCGCCGGGATCGCCGTACGGCACGCGCGGCTGCGGCACAAGCCGAACGCCGAGAAGAGGATCGCGCTCGTCTTCACCGCCTACCCCACCAAGCACTCCCGCGTCGGCAACGCGGTCGGCCTGGACACGCCCGCGTCGGCGGTGCGGGTGCTGGACGCCCTGCGGGACGCCGGGTACGCCGTCGAGGGGTACCCGGCGGGCGGCGACGAACTGATCCACCGGCTCATCGAGGCCGGCGGCCACGACGTCGAGTGGCTGACGGAGGACCAGCTGGCCGCCGCCCCCGCGCGCGTGCCGCTCGCCGACTACCGGGCCTGGTTCGAGAAGCTGGACCCCGGACTGCGCGAGGCGATGCGCGAGGCGTGGGGCGAGCCGCCGGGCTCCCTCTACGTCGACGGCGAGGACATCGTGCTGGCGTCCCTGCGGTTCGGGAACGTCGTCGTCATGATCCAGCCGCCGCGCGGCTTCGGCGAGAACCCGATCGCGATCTACCACGACCCCGACATGCCGCCGTCCCACCACTACCTGGCGGCCTACCGCTGGCTGGACCACACCTTCGGCGCCGACGCCGTCGTGCACATGGGCAAGCACGGCACGATGGAGTGGCTGCCGGGCAAGGGGCTCGGACTGTCGGGCGGCTGCGCGCCGGACGCCGTCCTCGGCGACCTCCCGCTGGTCTACCCGTTCATCGTCAACGACCCCGGCGAGGGCACCCAGGCCAAGCGGCGCGGGCACGCCACGGTCGTCGACCACCTGGTGCCGCCGATGGCACGCGCCGACACCTACGGGGACCTGGCCAAGCTGGAGCAGCTGCTCGACGAGTACGCGCTCGTCTCCGACCTCGACCCGGCCAAGGCGCCGGCCGTGCGGGCGCAGATCTGGACGCTGGTCAAGGCGGCCGAACTGCACCACGACCTGCACGTGGAGGACCAGCCCGACGACGACGAGTTCGACGAGTTCGTCATGCACATCGACGGCTATCTGTGCGAGATCAAGGACGTGCAGATCCGCGACGGACTGCACGTCCTCGGCGGCGGGCCGGCCGGCGAGCCGCGCGTGAACCTGGTGCTCGCCGTGCTGCGCGCCGCCCAGGTGTGGGGCGGTCGGGCGAACGCGCTGCCCGGGCTGCGGGCGGCGCTGGCCGCGCACTTCGGGCTGGTCGAGAAGGAGCTGCTGGCCGAGCCCGGCGCGCCGGTGAAGGTGCCGGTGGAGCTGACCGACCTGGTGGACGGCCCGGCGCGGACCGCCTCCGACGCGGTCGACCTGCTGGAGCAGCTGTGCCGGCGGCTCGCGGAGGGCCTGGAGGCCCGCGACTGGGCGGTCGCCTCGGTGCCCGGGCTGGTGCGCGAGGTGCTGGGCGCCGAACTGCCCGACGCGGTCGCCGTGCTGGAGTTCGCCTGCACCGAGGTGGTGCCGCGGCTGGCCCGTACGACGGACGAGATCGGGCACGTCCTGAAGGCGCTGGACGGCGGTTACGTCCCGGCGGGCCCGTCGGGCTCCCCCACCCGCGGCCTGGTGAACGTCCTGCCCACCGGCCGGAACTTCTACTCGGTCGACCCCAAGGCGATCCCGTCCCGGCTGAGCTGGGAGGTCGGGCAGTCGCTGGCGGACTCGCTGGTGCAGCGCTACCTCGCCGACAACGGGGAGTACCCGAAGTCCGTCGGCCTGACGGTGTGGGGCACCTCGGCCATGCGCACCCAGGGCGACGACATCGCCGAGATCCTGGCGCTGCTGGGCTGCCGCCCGGTGTGGGACGAGGCGTCCCGGCGCGTCACCGGCTTCGAGGTCATCGGCCTGGCGGAGCTGGGGCGGCCCCGCATCGATGTCACGGTCCGCATCTCCGGCTTCTTCCGGGACGCGTTCCCGCACGTCGTCGGGCTGATCGACGACGCGGTGCGGGCGGTGGCCGAGCTGGACGAGCCCGCCGAGTCCAACTACGTGCGGGCGCACGTCGAGGAGGACACCGCCGGGCACGGTGACCGGCGGCGCGCGACCGCCCGCGTCTTCGGCTCCAAGCCGGGCGCGTACGGCGCGGGCCTGCTGCCGCTGATCGACGCCCGCAACTGGCGCTCGGACGCCGACCTCGCCGAGGTGTACGCGGTCTGGGGCGGCTACGCCTACGGGCGCGGGCTCGACGGGCGGCCGGCGCGCGGGGACATGGAGACGGCGTTCCGGCGGATCGCGGTGGCGGCGAAGAACGTCGACACCCGCGAGCACGACCTGGTCGACGCCGACGACTACTTCCAGTACCACGGCGGCATGGTCGCCATGGTCCGCCACCTGACCGGCGCCAACCCCGAGGCGTACGTGGGCGACTCGGCGACGCCCGACCAGGTGAGGACCCGCACGCTCGGCGAGGAGACGCACCGGGTGTTCCGTGCCCGCGTGGTGAACCCGCGCTGGATGGCGGCCATGCGCCGGCACGGTTACAAGGGCGCCTTCGAGATGGCGGCGACCGTGGACTACCTGTTCGGCTACGACGCCACCGCCGGGGTCGTGGACGACTGGATGTACGAGAAGCTGAGCGCGGAGTACGTCTTCGACCCGGAGAACCGGGACTTCATGAAGAAGTCCAACCCGTGGGCGCTGCGCGGCATCACCGAGCGGCTGCTGGAGGCGGCCGACCGGGGGCTGTGGGCCGAGCCGGACGCGGACACCCTGGAGCGGCTGCGCGCCACCTACCTGGAGCTCGAAGGCGACTTGGAGGGCGACCAGTGA
- a CDS encoding cobyrinate a,c-diamide synthase, which produces MNPSSSVPRLVVAAPSSGSGKTTVATGLMAAFAARGLAVSPHKVGPDYIDPGYHALATGRAGRNLDAYLCGPELVAPLFAHGARGCDLAVVEGVMGLYDGAAGEGELASTAQVAKLLRAPVVLVVDASSQSRSVAALVHGFASWDPGVRIGGVILNKVGSDRHEALLREALDASGVPVLGVLRRAPQVDTPSRHLGLVPVAERRGAAVEAVAAMAAQVAAGCDLEALAGLARSAGPLSCEEWEPPVVPGGTRPVVAVAGGAAFTFSYAEHAELLTAAGAEVVTFDPLRDETLPEGTAGLVIGGGFPEVYAGELSANEPLREAVGELARSGAPVAAECAGLLYLCRELDGQPMCGVLDASARMGERLTLGYRDAVAVGDSVLAAAGTRMRGHEFHRTVVEPGAGAAPAWGVRAPERRVEGFVQRGVHASYLHTHWASEPGVARRFVERCRTS; this is translated from the coding sequence GTGAACCCCTCCTCGTCCGTTCCCCGGCTGGTGGTCGCCGCCCCCTCGTCGGGGAGCGGCAAGACCACCGTCGCCACGGGGCTGATGGCCGCGTTCGCCGCGCGGGGGCTCGCCGTGTCCCCGCACAAGGTGGGGCCGGACTACATCGACCCCGGCTACCACGCGCTCGCGACCGGGCGGGCGGGCCGCAACCTCGACGCGTACCTGTGCGGGCCGGAGCTTGTCGCTCCGCTGTTCGCGCACGGCGCCCGGGGCTGTGACCTGGCCGTCGTCGAGGGTGTGATGGGGCTGTACGACGGGGCGGCCGGGGAGGGCGAGCTGGCGTCCACCGCGCAGGTGGCGAAGCTGCTGCGGGCGCCGGTCGTGCTCGTGGTGGACGCGTCGTCGCAGTCACGTTCGGTGGCGGCGCTGGTGCACGGCTTCGCGTCCTGGGACCCCGGGGTGCGGATCGGGGGTGTGATCCTCAACAAGGTCGGCTCCGACCGGCACGAGGCGCTGCTGCGGGAGGCGCTGGACGCGTCCGGGGTGCCGGTGCTGGGCGTGCTGCGGCGGGCGCCGCAGGTGGACACGCCGTCGCGGCACCTGGGTCTGGTGCCGGTCGCCGAGCGGCGCGGTGCGGCGGTGGAGGCCGTGGCGGCGATGGCCGCGCAGGTGGCGGCCGGGTGCGATCTGGAGGCGCTGGCGGGGCTGGCGCGCAGTGCGGGCCCGCTGTCGTGCGAGGAGTGGGAACCGCCGGTGGTCCCCGGCGGGACCCGCCCCGTGGTCGCGGTCGCCGGTGGTGCGGCGTTCACGTTCTCGTACGCCGAGCACGCCGAGCTGCTGACCGCCGCCGGTGCCGAGGTGGTGACCTTCGATCCGCTGCGGGACGAAACGCTGCCCGAGGGCACGGCGGGACTGGTGATCGGCGGCGGGTTCCCGGAGGTGTACGCCGGTGAGCTGTCCGCCAACGAGCCGCTGCGCGAGGCGGTCGGCGAGCTGGCGCGCTCCGGCGCCCCCGTGGCCGCCGAGTGCGCGGGGCTGCTGTACCTGTGCCGGGAGCTGGACGGGCAGCCGATGTGCGGGGTGCTGGACGCCTCCGCGCGGATGGGCGAGCGGCTGACCCTCGGCTACCGGGACGCGGTGGCCGTGGGCGACAGTGTGCTGGCGGCGGCCGGGACGCGGATGCGGGGGCACGAGTTCCACCGCACGGTCGTCGAGCCCGGCGCGGGGGCGGCCCCCGCCTGGGGGGTACGGGCGCCCGAGCGGCGCGTCGAAGGTTTCGTACAGCGCGGTGTGCACGCGAGTTATCTGCACACGCACTGGGCGTCCGAGCCCGGTGTCGCCCGTCGGTTCGTGGAGAGGTGCCGGACGTCATGA
- the cobO gene encoding cob(I)yrinic acid a,c-diamide adenosyltransferase, whose amino-acid sequence MPQGQPSVVPDDGLTTRQRRNRPLVVVHTGVGKGKSTAAFGLALRAWNQGWPIGVFQFVKSAKWKVGEERALRVLGDSGQGGTVAWHKMGEGWSWVQRDAQMDNEEKAREGWEQVKRDLANETYRLYVLDEFAYPMHWGWVDTDEVVRVLRDRPGTQHVVITGRNAPEKLVDLADLVTDMSKVKHPMDVGQKGQRGIEW is encoded by the coding sequence ATGCCGCAGGGACAGCCGAGTGTCGTACCGGACGACGGTCTGACGACGCGTCAGCGGCGCAACCGGCCGCTCGTCGTCGTGCACACCGGGGTCGGCAAGGGCAAGTCGACGGCCGCCTTCGGGCTGGCGCTGCGCGCCTGGAACCAGGGGTGGCCGATCGGGGTGTTCCAGTTCGTCAAGTCGGCGAAGTGGAAGGTCGGCGAGGAGCGGGCGCTGCGGGTGCTCGGGGACTCCGGCCAGGGCGGGACGGTCGCCTGGCACAAGATGGGCGAGGGCTGGTCCTGGGTCCAGCGCGACGCCCAGATGGACAACGAGGAGAAGGCCCGCGAGGGCTGGGAGCAGGTCAAGCGTGACCTGGCGAACGAGACGTACCGGCTGTACGTGCTCGACGAGTTCGCGTACCCCATGCACTGGGGCTGGGTGGACACGGACGAGGTGGTGCGGGTGCTGCGCGACCGTCCGGGGACCCAGCACGTCGTCATCACCGGGCGGAACGCGCCGGAGAAGCTGGTGGACCTCGCCGACCTGGTGACCGACATGTCCAAGGTGAAGCACCCCATGGACGTCGGGCAGAAGGGGCAGAGGGGCATCGAGTGGTGA